A DNA window from Actinokineospora baliensis contains the following coding sequences:
- a CDS encoding ExeM/NucH family extracellular endonuclease has product MRSRPRRLLGGLVVTTLAASVVAVVTGQSAAAVGFAPGNIVVARVGTGDAALSSAATAVFLDEYTPAGTLVQSVPLPTTAGAGKRLTLSGSATSEGALARSADGRYLTLAGYDADPGTASVAGTTSAAVNRVVGRIDGSGAVDTTTTVTDTFSANNVRGATTDDGSRFWVVGANGGVRLAALGSTGASTQINSANPTNLRAAVIAGGQLYVSTGSGTTGVYSVGTGLPTTGGQTPALTVPVASPYALAALDRDPAVPGVDTLYVADDSATGGILKFSTDGTAWTARGSFRPSNSAVRGLTGEVTGSGVTLFATTTNNVLVKVDDTAASAAPIAATSTVLRTAATNTVLRGVALAPAASTTAPAITAEPQDTAVASGTTATLSVTASGTGPLTYQWYSGAAGNTANPVSGATAASFTTPALTDTATYWVRVSGPGGQADSRTATVSISGATNTAPTITATQELALTVADPDNPPAVRTVTVGDAETPASGLTVTVTSSDPAIVTGGATGTGDVRTLTFTPAAVGRATLTVAVSDGALTASTTLPVAVSAALPAGQRNYYGASDASTAIDLGGGAMVVSDDETNVLRVYDRDHSRYPAQSFDVRAAGLALRDTDVTREIDIEAAARTGDTIFWIGSHGQNSSAKTRLNRQELFTTTVTGTGVGASFALGGSYQTLRDDLIAWDHANGDALGIAAAATRAPEGDGAGGATGVNIEGAEFAPDGTTLLLAFRGPLTSDGKAIVVPVTNAAALVTANPTTGVTAAFGTALRWDLGGRGVREIRRNAANQYLIIAGPSSAGTGAAGEYKFYSWDGDSTHQPVPRSGSLDAFAPVGKPEAVVDVPNPLTDSSTVQVLTDDGDTVFYGDGTIAKELPQWQRKAVGATVAVGAAPPCTSPVGTVGAVQGTGDITPKNGQTVTVRGTVVGDYEGAQPALRGFYLQDGGDGDPATSDGVFVFDNGANLVANGDVVQVTGTASEFQGQTQITATATGVQSCGVQAVVTPTSVTLPLSSATDLERVEGMLVKVAQTLTVTEHFQLGRFGQVVVSSGGRLQQPTSVIRATDQAAVQAKQAANNLNRLIIDDATNGQNPDPIVFGRGGQPLSAGNTLRGGDTVTAPVGVLTYTWAGNAASGNAYRLRPIGALGGTAVFDAVNQRPTTRPDTGAATVHVAGANLLNFFNTYTGCKLGTQGAVTDCRGAGDDTEYQRQLAKEVAAIRSLDADVTGVMELENDGYGPGSAIQALVAALNTAEGSAVWSFVDADAATGVVDVAGTDAIKVAVLYRNDRVTPVAGTTFVDQNPVFERRPVAQTFATAGGSRFTVTANHFKSKGSCPTSGPDTDQGDGQSCWNVRRTAQATELAKWLRETVVPAAGDEDVLIVGDLNSYAGEDPIAVLEDAGYVNLPKAFGGAEAYSYVFDGQWGYLDHALASRSLAPQVTGAGEAHTNADEPSVLDYNTDFKTPGQVQSLYAPDRFRTSDHDPVLVGIRPGSPAAITGTPTPATVGEAYSFAFGLSSPAVVSLAEGTLPSGLFLSEEGVISGTPTEAGDRTFTVRATNAYGSTDAAATIRVAKGASSTTLTATPNPLAAGAELTLSARVDSAVGASGVVTFLDGTTVLGQATLADRTATLRTTLAAGSHVITASYAGSAALEPSVSAPVTVSALAPVTISGSLADGRVGTPYTGALTITGSPQTTGATGLPQGLSIGQDGRVTGVPTTAGTFTVTVTATNAVSTATKQFPLRVTAATTSTTVVANPSPSIIGGAVRFTARVSGPAGTTPDGTVQFVVDGRPLGTPVALVGGTATSQPVTTLTIGQHQVRADYSGSASFAASTATTPHQVHLGVKFLSPTTQVRAGDLVPVRFQLTDANGTPIPQLASALLLLTGRITVSIDGAQTLRPTTPLYDPFTDSFVLLWKTTKRPTGPATITVSITHPDAPTQNTAHRVTLN; this is encoded by the coding sequence GTGCGCTCACGTCCGCGACGTCTCCTCGGTGGGTTGGTGGTGACCACCCTTGCGGCGTCCGTCGTCGCAGTGGTCACCGGCCAGTCCGCCGCGGCTGTCGGGTTCGCGCCAGGAAACATCGTGGTGGCGAGGGTGGGGACCGGTGACGCCGCGCTGAGCAGCGCGGCCACGGCGGTCTTCCTCGACGAGTACACACCGGCGGGCACGCTGGTGCAGTCGGTGCCGCTGCCGACCACGGCAGGCGCGGGCAAGCGCCTGACGCTGAGCGGGTCGGCGACCTCGGAGGGGGCCCTCGCCCGGTCCGCCGACGGCCGCTACCTGACCCTGGCCGGTTACGACGCCGACCCGGGTACGGCCAGCGTCGCGGGCACCACCTCGGCCGCGGTCAACCGGGTCGTCGGCAGGATCGACGGCTCCGGCGCGGTCGACACCACCACGACCGTCACCGACACCTTCAGCGCCAACAACGTGCGCGGCGCGACCACCGACGACGGCAGCCGGTTCTGGGTTGTCGGCGCCAACGGCGGTGTCCGCCTCGCGGCCCTCGGGTCGACCGGCGCGTCCACCCAGATCAACTCCGCCAACCCGACGAACCTGCGCGCCGCCGTCATCGCGGGCGGGCAGCTCTACGTCAGCACCGGCAGCGGCACCACCGGCGTCTACAGCGTCGGTACGGGTCTCCCCACCACCGGCGGACAGACTCCCGCGCTGACCGTTCCCGTCGCGAGCCCCTACGCCTTGGCGGCGTTGGACCGCGACCCGGCCGTGCCCGGTGTCGACACCCTCTATGTCGCTGATGACTCCGCCACCGGCGGCATCCTCAAGTTCTCCACCGACGGCACCGCCTGGACCGCGCGCGGCTCGTTCCGCCCGTCCAACAGCGCCGTGCGGGGTCTTACCGGCGAGGTCACCGGCTCCGGCGTGACCCTCTTCGCCACGACCACCAACAACGTGCTGGTCAAGGTCGACGACACCGCCGCCTCCGCGGCCCCGATCGCCGCGACCTCGACCGTGCTGCGCACTGCGGCCACCAACACCGTGCTGCGCGGTGTCGCGCTCGCCCCTGCGGCGTCCACTACGGCGCCCGCGATCACCGCGGAGCCCCAGGACACCGCGGTCGCCTCTGGCACCACCGCGACTCTTAGCGTTACCGCCTCCGGCACCGGCCCCCTGACCTACCAGTGGTACAGCGGCGCTGCGGGCAACACGGCCAACCCGGTCTCCGGCGCCACTGCGGCGTCGTTCACCACCCCGGCGCTGACCGACACCGCCACCTACTGGGTGCGCGTGTCCGGCCCCGGCGGCCAGGCCGACAGCCGCACCGCCACGGTCAGCATCTCCGGCGCCACCAACACCGCGCCGACGATCACCGCCACGCAGGAGCTGGCGCTGACCGTCGCCGACCCGGACAACCCGCCCGCGGTCCGCACCGTGACCGTTGGCGACGCCGAAACCCCGGCCAGCGGCCTCACCGTCACCGTGACCAGCAGCGACCCGGCGATCGTGACCGGTGGCGCCACCGGCACCGGCGACGTCCGCACCCTCACCTTCACCCCCGCCGCGGTCGGCCGCGCGACGCTGACCGTCGCCGTCTCCGATGGCGCGCTCACCGCCTCGACCACGCTGCCCGTCGCGGTCTCCGCCGCTTTGCCCGCGGGCCAGCGCAACTACTACGGCGCCAGCGACGCCAGCACAGCGATCGACCTCGGCGGCGGCGCGATGGTCGTCTCCGACGACGAGACCAACGTGCTGCGCGTCTACGACCGCGACCACTCGCGCTACCCCGCGCAGTCGTTCGACGTCCGCGCCGCCGGTCTCGCACTACGCGACACCGACGTCACCCGCGAGATCGACATCGAGGCCGCTGCCCGCACCGGCGACACCATCTTCTGGATCGGCTCGCACGGCCAGAACTCTTCGGCCAAGACCCGCCTCAACCGCCAGGAGTTGTTCACCACCACGGTGACCGGCACCGGCGTGGGCGCGTCCTTCGCCCTTGGCGGCAGCTACCAGACACTGCGCGACGACCTCATCGCGTGGGACCACGCCAACGGTGACGCGCTCGGCATCGCCGCCGCCGCGACCCGCGCCCCCGAGGGCGACGGCGCCGGTGGCGCCACCGGCGTCAACATCGAGGGCGCCGAGTTCGCCCCGGACGGCACCACCCTGCTTCTGGCCTTCCGCGGCCCGCTCACCAGCGACGGCAAGGCCATCGTCGTCCCGGTGACCAACGCCGCCGCGCTTGTTACCGCCAACCCGACCACCGGCGTCACCGCCGCGTTCGGCACCGCCCTGCGGTGGGACCTCGGCGGTCGCGGCGTGCGGGAGATCCGGCGCAACGCCGCCAACCAATACCTGATCATCGCGGGCCCGTCGAGCGCGGGCACCGGCGCGGCGGGGGAGTACAAGTTCTACAGCTGGGACGGCGACAGCACCCACCAGCCCGTGCCGCGCTCCGGCTCGCTCGACGCGTTCGCCCCGGTCGGCAAGCCCGAGGCCGTCGTGGACGTGCCGAACCCGCTGACTGACAGCTCCACCGTGCAGGTCCTCACCGACGACGGCGACACCGTCTTCTACGGCGACGGCACCATCGCCAAGGAACTCCCGCAGTGGCAGCGCAAGGCCGTCGGCGCCACCGTCGCGGTCGGTGCCGCCCCGCCGTGCACCTCGCCGGTGGGCACCGTCGGCGCCGTGCAGGGAACCGGTGACATCACGCCCAAGAACGGTCAGACCGTGACCGTCCGCGGCACCGTCGTCGGCGACTACGAAGGCGCCCAGCCCGCGCTGCGCGGCTTCTACCTGCAGGACGGCGGCGACGGCGACCCCGCCACCTCCGACGGCGTCTTCGTCTTCGACAACGGCGCCAACCTCGTCGCCAACGGCGACGTCGTCCAGGTGACCGGCACCGCCTCGGAGTTCCAGGGCCAGACCCAGATCACCGCCACCGCGACCGGCGTGCAGTCCTGCGGCGTGCAGGCCGTGGTCACCCCGACCTCGGTGACCCTGCCGCTGTCCAGTGCCACCGACCTCGAGCGGGTCGAGGGCATGCTGGTGAAGGTCGCGCAGACCCTCACGGTCACCGAGCACTTCCAGCTCGGCCGCTTCGGCCAGGTCGTGGTGTCCTCCGGTGGCAGGCTGCAGCAGCCGACCTCGGTCATCCGGGCCACCGACCAGGCCGCGGTGCAGGCCAAGCAGGCCGCCAACAACCTCAACCGGCTGATCATCGACGACGCCACCAACGGCCAGAACCCCGACCCGATCGTCTTCGGCCGCGGCGGCCAGCCGCTGTCGGCGGGCAACACGCTGCGCGGCGGCGACACCGTCACCGCACCGGTCGGCGTGCTCACCTACACCTGGGCGGGCAACGCGGCCAGCGGCAACGCCTACCGGCTGCGCCCGATCGGCGCGCTCGGCGGCACCGCGGTGTTCGACGCGGTCAACCAGCGCCCGACCACCCGACCGGACACCGGCGCCGCCACCGTCCACGTCGCGGGCGCGAACCTGCTGAACTTCTTCAACACCTACACCGGCTGCAAGTTGGGCACCCAGGGCGCGGTCACCGACTGCCGCGGCGCGGGCGACGACACCGAGTACCAGCGCCAGCTGGCCAAGGAGGTCGCCGCGATCCGCTCGCTCGACGCCGACGTCACCGGGGTCATGGAGCTGGAGAACGACGGCTACGGCCCCGGCAGCGCCATCCAGGCCCTGGTCGCGGCCCTCAACACCGCCGAGGGGTCGGCCGTGTGGTCGTTCGTCGACGCCGACGCCGCCACCGGCGTGGTCGACGTCGCGGGCACCGACGCGATCAAGGTGGCCGTGCTCTACCGCAACGACCGGGTCACCCCGGTCGCGGGCACCACCTTCGTCGACCAGAACCCGGTCTTCGAGCGGCGGCCGGTCGCGCAGACCTTCGCCACCGCAGGCGGGTCCCGGTTCACCGTGACCGCCAACCACTTCAAGTCCAAGGGCTCCTGCCCGACCAGCGGCCCGGACACCGACCAGGGCGACGGGCAGAGCTGCTGGAACGTCCGCCGCACCGCGCAGGCCACCGAGCTGGCGAAGTGGCTGCGCGAGACCGTCGTGCCCGCCGCGGGCGACGAGGACGTCCTGATCGTGGGCGACCTCAACTCCTACGCGGGTGAGGACCCGATCGCGGTCCTGGAGGACGCGGGCTACGTCAACCTGCCCAAGGCCTTCGGCGGCGCCGAGGCGTACTCCTACGTCTTCGACGGCCAGTGGGGCTACCTCGACCACGCCCTCGCGTCGCGGTCGCTCGCCCCGCAGGTCACCGGTGCGGGCGAGGCCCACACCAACGCCGACGAGCCGTCGGTGCTCGACTACAACACCGACTTCAAGACCCCGGGCCAGGTCCAGTCGCTCTACGCGCCGGACCGCTTCCGCACCAGCGACCACGACCCGGTCCTGGTCGGCATCCGCCCGGGCAGCCCCGCCGCGATCACCGGCACCCCGACCCCGGCGACCGTCGGCGAGGCCTACTCCTTCGCCTTCGGCCTGAGCTCCCCGGCGGTCGTCTCGCTCGCCGAGGGCACGTTGCCCTCGGGTCTGTTCCTGAGCGAGGAAGGCGTCATCAGCGGTACGCCCACCGAGGCCGGTGACCGGACCTTCACAGTCCGCGCCACCAACGCCTACGGCTCGACCGACGCCGCTGCCACCATCCGCGTCGCCAAGGGCGCAAGCTCGACGACGCTGACCGCAACCCCCAACCCGCTCGCTGCGGGCGCGGAGTTGACTCTGTCCGCGCGTGTCGATTCGGCTGTTGGCGCTTCGGGTGTTGTGACCTTCTTGGACGGGACCACCGTTCTCGGGCAGGCGACCCTGGCTGACCGCACCGCGACCCTGCGCACCACGCTGGCCGCGGGCTCGCACGTGATCACGGCCTCTTACGCGGGTTCAGCCGCGCTGGAGCCGTCGGTTTCCGCACCGGTCACCGTGTCGGCGCTGGCACCGGTCACCATCAGCGGCTCCCTGGCGGACGGCCGCGTCGGCACGCCCTACACGGGCGCGCTGACCATCACCGGCTCGCCGCAGACCACCGGCGCCACCGGTCTCCCGCAGGGCCTGTCGATCGGGCAGGACGGCCGGGTGACGGGCGTGCCCACCACCGCGGGCACGTTCACGGTGACGGTCACCGCCACCAACGCGGTGTCCACGGCGACCAAGCAGTTCCCACTGCGCGTCACCGCCGCCACCACCAGCACCACGGTCGTCGCCAACCCCAGCCCGTCGATCATCGGCGGCGCGGTCCGCTTCACCGCCCGCGTCTCCGGCCCAGCGGGCACCACCCCCGACGGCACCGTCCAGTTCGTCGTGGACGGCCGCCCGCTCGGCACCCCGGTGGCCCTCGTCGGCGGCACCGCCACCAGCCAGCCGGTGACGACCCTGACCATCGGCCAACACCAGGTCCGAGCCGACTACAGCGGCTCCGCCTCGTTCGCCGCCAGCACCGCCACCACCCCCCACCAGGTCCACCTGGGCGTCAAGTTCTTGTCGCCCACGACCCAGGTCCGAGCCGGTGACCTGGTCCCGGTCCGCTTCCAACTGACCGACGCCAACGGCACCCCGATCCCGCAGCTGGCCTCCGCACTCCTCCTGCTCACCGGCCGCATCACCGTGTCCATCGACGGTGCCCAAACGCTGCGGCCCACCACCCCCCTCTACGACCCCTTCACCGACAGCTTCGTGCTGCTCTGGAAGACCACCAAACGCCCCACCGGCCCCGCCACCATCACGGTGTCCATCACCCACCCGGACGCCCCGACCCAGAACACAGCCCACAGGGTGACCCTCAACTAA
- a CDS encoding aminotransferase-like domain-containing protein, with protein sequence MDRLSDANSLVELLGDWTTTGGPLYRKLAGAVAKTIEVGDLPAGERLPSERDLAKLLTVSRATVVAAYDELRGKGLVDSVRGSGTRVSARPRVNGSHGRIPGGRATSIFQRLVDGPGPIISLAMAIEPAAPELAEVYRDLADGELAELMADVGYHPRGYPPLREAVAAHYTDVGLPTDADQVLVTTGAQQVIGLVAQMYLRPGSTVVVETPSWPGCLDVFRAAGARLVGVPLDDEGIRPDRLAAVFAEERPVLAYLMPTFHNPTGRMMSTTRRRRVAELAARYNVPVLEDNAYSGFHSRTGATPPPIGAFARGNAEILSVGSVAKSVWGGLRIGWVRGPAAIVERLARYKVRADLGSPVLDQALTARLLPRLDEITAIRAATMRSRLEHMQTLLAENLPSWRWQTPDGGSALWVALPDTSAQIFAQVALRHGVEAVPGSATDPTGAHDNHVRVPFTFPHEVITELVRRLARAWADLQRHGPVTDTTPLI encoded by the coding sequence ATGGACCGCCTCTCCGACGCGAACAGCCTGGTGGAGTTGCTCGGCGATTGGACCACCACGGGCGGTCCGCTCTACCGCAAACTCGCGGGCGCTGTGGCCAAGACCATCGAAGTCGGCGACCTGCCCGCGGGCGAACGGCTGCCCTCCGAGCGCGACTTGGCCAAGCTGCTGACGGTCAGCCGTGCGACCGTTGTCGCCGCTTACGACGAGCTGCGCGGCAAGGGCCTCGTCGACAGCGTGCGCGGCAGCGGTACCCGGGTGAGCGCGCGCCCGAGGGTCAACGGCTCCCACGGCCGCATCCCGGGTGGGCGGGCCACCTCCATCTTCCAGCGGCTCGTCGACGGACCGGGGCCGATCATCTCGCTGGCGATGGCCATCGAACCCGCGGCGCCCGAGCTCGCCGAGGTCTACCGCGACCTGGCCGACGGCGAGCTCGCCGAGTTGATGGCCGATGTCGGCTACCACCCGAGGGGCTATCCCCCGTTGCGCGAAGCCGTTGCCGCGCACTACACCGACGTGGGGTTGCCGACCGACGCCGACCAGGTGCTCGTCACGACGGGGGCGCAGCAGGTCATCGGTCTGGTCGCACAGATGTACCTGCGGCCGGGGAGCACCGTCGTCGTGGAGACGCCGAGCTGGCCGGGTTGTCTGGACGTGTTCCGCGCGGCTGGTGCGCGGCTGGTCGGCGTGCCGCTCGACGACGAAGGCATCCGCCCGGACCGGTTGGCGGCCGTGTTCGCCGAGGAACGCCCGGTGCTGGCCTACCTCATGCCCACGTTCCACAACCCCACCGGCCGGATGATGTCGACGACGCGGCGAAGACGGGTCGCCGAACTGGCTGCCCGGTACAACGTGCCGGTGTTGGAGGACAACGCCTATAGCGGTTTCCACAGCCGCACCGGTGCCACCCCGCCCCCTATAGGCGCGTTCGCCAGGGGCAATGCGGAGATCCTGAGTGTCGGCTCGGTCGCGAAGTCGGTGTGGGGCGGCTTGCGCATCGGCTGGGTACGCGGCCCAGCCGCCATCGTGGAGCGGCTCGCGAGGTACAAGGTCCGCGCGGACCTGGGCAGCCCGGTGCTGGACCAGGCGCTGACCGCCCGGCTGCTGCCGAGGTTGGACGAGATCACCGCGATCCGGGCCGCGACGATGCGGTCGCGGCTGGAGCACATGCAGACCCTGCTGGCGGAGAACCTGCCGAGCTGGCGGTGGCAAACCCCGGACGGCGGCTCGGCGCTGTGGGTGGCGCTGCCCGACACCAGCGCGCAGATCTTCGCCCAAGTGGCCCTCCGCCACGGCGTCGAGGCCGTCCCGGGATCGGCCACCGACCCCACCGGCGCGCACGACAACCACGTGCGGGTGCCGTTCACCTTCCCCCACGAGGTCATCACCGAACTGGTCCGCCGCCTGGCCCGAGCCTGGGCCGACCTCCAACGCCACGGCCCGGTCACCGACACGACCCCGCTGATCTGA
- a CDS encoding alkaline phosphatase D family protein: protein MTLHRRTFLLGGLASAGVVLAGPAVANAVAYPFTLGVASGEPTSDGFVLWTRLAPSPLNADGLGGMSSASVAVEWQVSTDQYFTQLAASGTFTATQAWAHSVHVEVAGLAAGREYWYRFRALGHISQVGRTRTAPATGSSPALTMLFASCSHYEAGYFTAYRRMAEENPDLILHLGDYIYEGGAGSGVRTHQPSGEITSLANYRVRHALYKRDVDLQAAHAVAPWLVVWDDHEVENNYANMIRADSSPAGDFAARRAAAYKAYYENMPLRSAQAPSGSNLQLYRRLRWGSLATLHMLDTRQYRDDQACGDGTKVCPAADNPARTLTGAAQESWLLDGLGQGLATWDLIGQQVFFAQKLAAADGSKSMDSWDGYTANRGRIQAGWQARGNTPVVLTGDVHRHWASNIMDNYATQNKVIGTELVTTSITSSGDGNAADTGTSSLNPHVKFYKNQRGYVRTVTTSTQMNVDFRVLDKVTVRDYPVKTAQSYVIQAGNPGLQAP from the coding sequence ATGACACTGCATCGAAGGACCTTCCTACTCGGTGGTCTGGCCAGCGCCGGAGTCGTGCTCGCGGGCCCCGCCGTCGCCAATGCTGTCGCGTATCCCTTCACCCTCGGCGTGGCGTCCGGTGAGCCGACCTCGGATGGGTTCGTGTTGTGGACGCGGCTCGCGCCCAGTCCGCTCAACGCCGATGGGCTTGGCGGCATGAGCAGTGCGAGTGTCGCTGTGGAGTGGCAGGTTTCCACCGACCAGTACTTCACCCAGTTGGCCGCGTCGGGCACGTTCACCGCTACGCAGGCGTGGGCGCACAGCGTGCACGTGGAGGTGGCTGGGCTCGCGGCGGGTCGTGAGTACTGGTACCGGTTCCGCGCGCTGGGGCACATTTCGCAGGTCGGCCGGACCCGCACCGCGCCCGCGACCGGGTCGTCTCCCGCGTTGACGATGCTGTTCGCGTCGTGCTCGCATTACGAGGCGGGGTACTTCACGGCCTATAGGCGGATGGCTGAGGAGAACCCGGATCTGATCCTGCACCTCGGTGACTACATCTATGAGGGCGGTGCGGGCTCAGGCGTACGCACTCACCAGCCGTCCGGAGAAATCACCAGTCTGGCGAACTACCGGGTGCGGCACGCGCTCTATAAGCGAGATGTGGACCTGCAGGCCGCGCACGCCGTGGCGCCCTGGCTGGTTGTGTGGGATGACCATGAGGTCGAAAACAACTACGCCAACATGATCCGCGCCGACAGCTCCCCGGCTGGCGACTTCGCTGCGCGGCGGGCGGCTGCCTATAAGGCCTACTACGAGAACATGCCGCTGCGTTCGGCTCAAGCGCCGTCCGGGTCCAACTTGCAGCTCTACCGGCGGTTGCGGTGGGGCAGCCTCGCCACCCTGCACATGCTCGACACCCGCCAGTACCGCGACGACCAGGCCTGTGGCGACGGCACCAAGGTGTGTCCGGCCGCGGACAACCCGGCGCGCACGTTGACCGGTGCGGCGCAAGAGTCGTGGTTGCTCGATGGGCTCGGTCAGGGGTTGGCGACCTGGGACCTGATCGGGCAGCAGGTCTTCTTCGCGCAGAAGCTGGCGGCGGCCGACGGGTCCAAGAGCATGGATTCCTGGGACGGTTACACGGCCAACCGGGGCCGGATCCAGGCGGGGTGGCAGGCGCGGGGCAACACGCCGGTGGTGCTGACCGGCGACGTCCACCGGCACTGGGCGTCGAACATCATGGACAACTACGCGACCCAGAACAAGGTGATCGGCACCGAGCTGGTCACCACGTCGATCACCTCGAGCGGCGACGGCAACGCCGCCGACACGGGGACGTCCAGCCTCAACCCGCACGTGAAGTTCTACAAGAACCAGCGCGGCTACGTGCGCACGGTGACCACATCCACGCAGATGAACGTCGATTTCCGCGTGCTGGACAAGGTGACCGTGCGGGACTACCCGGTCAAGACCGCGCAGAGCTACGTCATCCAGGCGGGCAACCCGGGCCTGCAGGCACCGTGA
- a CDS encoding IS4 family transposase, with the protein MRAMVDRGRFVDGISLGVLTRVFPRDLVDEVVAETGCGERRIRLLPARVVVYYVLGLSLFFGDSYEEVMRKLVNGLSFLGTWKEGWQVPTPGAISRARQRLGAAPLRALFERVAVPLGGPGTRGSWFHGFRVMAVDGVVLDIQDTPENVAVFGARRSGGYPQVRVVGIGECGTHAVVGAALDGMSVGERELLLRCSDVLEPGMLLLADRGFYGYDVVSHVVDTGADLLWRVKDDLILPVLEWLPDGSYVAELLPSRIRERMTASSRPARADEMSIPVRVVEYMVTNRGESETIRLVTSIADHTLAPAIELAELYQQRWEFEITLDEIETHQIAGSRVLRSRLPDLVEQEIWATLLTHYAIRHFMVDAADDLGEDPDRLSFIRTIRVVRRQVTNQAGFSP; encoded by the coding sequence ATGCGGGCCATGGTTGATCGTGGTCGCTTTGTCGATGGGATCTCGTTGGGTGTTCTTACGCGGGTGTTTCCGCGGGATCTTGTGGATGAGGTTGTCGCGGAGACTGGTTGCGGGGAGCGTCGTATTCGTCTGTTGCCTGCTCGGGTTGTGGTGTACTACGTGTTGGGGTTGTCGTTGTTCTTTGGTGATTCGTATGAGGAGGTGATGCGGAAGCTGGTTAATGGGTTGAGTTTTCTCGGCACATGGAAAGAGGGGTGGCAGGTTCCCACGCCGGGTGCGATATCGAGGGCTCGGCAACGTTTGGGTGCGGCGCCGTTGCGGGCGTTGTTCGAGCGAGTGGCGGTTCCGCTGGGAGGCCCGGGGACGCGGGGGTCGTGGTTTCACGGGTTTCGGGTGATGGCTGTCGACGGGGTTGTTCTTGATATTCAGGACACGCCGGAAAATGTCGCCGTGTTCGGGGCGAGGCGCTCCGGTGGATATCCTCAGGTCCGGGTCGTGGGTATCGGCGAGTGCGGGACGCACGCGGTGGTCGGCGCGGCGTTGGATGGGATGTCGGTCGGTGAACGGGAGTTGTTGCTCCGGTGTTCCGACGTGCTGGAGCCGGGCATGTTGTTGCTGGCGGACAGGGGATTCTACGGCTACGACGTGGTGTCCCACGTGGTCGACACGGGCGCTGACCTGCTCTGGCGTGTGAAGGACGACCTGATCTTGCCCGTGCTCGAATGGCTCCCGGACGGTTCTTATGTCGCGGAGTTGCTGCCGTCGAGAATCCGGGAAAGAATGACCGCGTCCTCGCGTCCGGCCCGCGCCGACGAGATGTCCATTCCGGTTCGTGTCGTGGAGTACATGGTCACGAATCGCGGCGAGTCCGAGACGATCCGACTGGTGACGTCCATCGCTGATCACACCCTCGCTCCGGCGATCGAACTCGCCGAACTCTACCAGCAGCGGTGGGAGTTCGAGATCACCTTGGATGAGATCGAGACCCATCAGATCGCGGGATCGCGCGTACTCAGATCACGACTTCCCGACCTTGTCGAACAAGAGATATGGGCGACACTGCTCACCCACTACGCCATTCGACATTTCATGGTCGACGCCGCCGACGATCTCGGCGAGGACCCCGACCGACTCTCCTTCATCCGCACCATCCGCGTGGTCCGCCGACAAGTGACGAACCAAGCGGGTTTTTCCCCCTGA